In one window of Nitrospira sp. DNA:
- a CDS encoding PBP1A family penicillin-binding protein has translation MSELDHLLDKPEKPRRRWRWWKIAVIGLLLAIVLGGSGAAGILWYFSQDLPSLDPLQNYQPSLVTRVYSDDRQVIGQFFIERRFLKPIQEMPKSLTQAVIATEDTRFFEHPGLDIVGILRAAWTNIRHGGRKVEGASTITQQLARSLFLSAERTFDRKVRELILAYKMELVLTKEQILEMYLNQIYFGQGAYGVAAASQTYFGKELSKLTLAESAFLAGLPKSPSHYSPFKAYDRAKKRQEHVLSRMAEAGFISVADREQAVAEKLNFRRPGSEHLGPYFVEYIRQLLVAKFGEAMVYKGGLEVFTTLNADMQKAAETAVFNGLREVDKRQGWRGPLRTVDLATLEVPAPDPSVKLAEGDMMEGVVTKIAKDHVLVQIGGTTGRLAFDDMAWATKYLKGKDPTKDAVPVKNIKQLLALGDVIEVGVKKLEKEIVHLRLEQTPLVEGALVAIDPKTGAIRAMVGGYDFARSEYNRAVLARRQPGSSFKPIIYATAMNQGMSPATVVLDAPVVYEQEEEDKTWKPENYGKRFHGIVSLREALIHSHNLATVRLLDKVGIRNVIDFSRTVGIVSPLAADLSLALGSSGVGLTELVSVYGVFANQGMRVEPYAVASVQDSGGRTLDQAAIQPRQVVSRETAYLITNMMEDVIQRGTGMAAKAVIDRPVAGKTGTTNDFTDAWFIGSTPNLATGAWVGFDDRRPLGETESGAHAALPIWIAFMKDALKQLPVVPFEIPDGVMFVKVDPTTALLTDQDEQHGTVELFTKGTEPTKSAGSKIDPTEFYKLDQLQDSAPPAPVEP, from the coding sequence ATGTCCGAACTCGATCACTTACTCGATAAGCCGGAGAAGCCTCGCCGTCGCTGGCGATGGTGGAAGATTGCCGTCATCGGCCTGCTGTTGGCCATTGTGCTCGGTGGCAGCGGGGCGGCCGGCATTCTCTGGTATTTCTCTCAAGACCTGCCCTCGCTGGATCCCTTGCAGAACTATCAGCCGAGTCTGGTGACGCGCGTCTACTCCGACGACCGGCAAGTGATCGGCCAGTTTTTCATCGAGCGACGGTTCCTCAAGCCCATTCAGGAGATGCCCAAGAGTCTGACTCAAGCCGTCATCGCGACTGAAGATACGAGATTTTTTGAGCACCCGGGCCTAGACATCGTCGGCATTCTGCGGGCGGCCTGGACCAATATTCGCCACGGCGGCCGGAAAGTCGAAGGCGCCAGCACCATCACTCAGCAGCTGGCTCGTTCCTTGTTTCTTTCGGCAGAACGGACGTTCGATCGAAAAGTTCGTGAACTCATCCTGGCCTACAAGATGGAGTTGGTGCTGACGAAGGAACAGATTCTGGAGATGTATTTGAACCAGATCTATTTCGGCCAGGGCGCCTACGGCGTGGCGGCGGCCAGTCAGACCTATTTCGGGAAAGAACTGTCAAAGCTCACGCTGGCTGAATCGGCGTTTCTCGCCGGCCTTCCCAAATCCCCCAGCCACTATTCGCCTTTCAAGGCCTATGACCGGGCCAAGAAGCGGCAGGAGCATGTGTTGAGCCGGATGGCCGAGGCGGGCTTCATCAGTGTTGCCGATCGCGAACAAGCCGTAGCCGAAAAGCTGAACTTCCGCCGTCCTGGCAGCGAACATCTCGGCCCCTATTTCGTGGAGTATATCCGGCAATTGTTGGTGGCTAAGTTCGGTGAAGCGATGGTGTACAAGGGCGGACTGGAAGTGTTCACCACGCTGAATGCCGACATGCAGAAAGCGGCTGAAACGGCTGTGTTCAACGGACTCCGCGAGGTCGATAAGCGCCAGGGCTGGCGTGGCCCGCTCCGTACCGTCGATCTGGCGACCCTGGAGGTGCCGGCACCCGATCCCTCGGTGAAGCTTGCAGAGGGGGATATGATGGAAGGGGTGGTGACGAAGATCGCCAAGGACCACGTACTGGTCCAAATCGGCGGGACCACCGGTCGGCTGGCCTTCGACGACATGGCCTGGGCAACCAAGTATCTCAAAGGCAAGGATCCCACGAAGGATGCCGTTCCGGTCAAGAATATCAAGCAGCTGCTGGCGCTGGGTGATGTGATTGAGGTCGGGGTGAAGAAGCTTGAGAAGGAGATTGTGCATCTGCGCTTGGAGCAGACCCCGCTGGTTGAAGGCGCTCTGGTTGCGATCGATCCCAAAACGGGCGCCATCCGCGCGATGGTCGGCGGGTATGATTTTGCGCGCAGTGAATACAATCGTGCGGTGCTCGCGCGCCGTCAGCCCGGGTCCTCGTTCAAGCCGATCATCTATGCCACGGCGATGAACCAAGGTATGAGTCCGGCTACGGTAGTGCTCGATGCCCCGGTGGTGTACGAACAGGAGGAAGAAGACAAAACCTGGAAGCCTGAAAACTACGGCAAGCGGTTCCACGGCATTGTGAGTTTGCGGGAGGCGCTGATTCATTCTCACAATCTCGCCACCGTGCGGCTCCTGGATAAAGTAGGCATTCGGAACGTGATCGATTTCTCGCGGACGGTCGGTATTGTGAGTCCGCTGGCCGCCGATCTTTCGCTGGCGTTGGGTTCGTCCGGCGTGGGGTTAACGGAGTTAGTGTCAGTGTACGGTGTGTTTGCCAATCAGGGCATGCGGGTGGAGCCTTATGCAGTGGCAAGCGTGCAGGACAGTGGCGGTCGCACGTTGGATCAGGCGGCCATTCAGCCGCGTCAGGTGGTGTCCCGCGAAACAGCATACCTCATTACGAATATGATGGAAGATGTCATTCAACGCGGAACAGGCATGGCGGCCAAGGCTGTCATTGACCGGCCGGTGGCGGGGAAAACCGGGACGACCAATGACTTCACCGATGCTTGGTTCATCGGTTCGACGCCCAATCTCGCGACCGGGGCTTGGGTGGGCTTCGATGATCGGCGTCCCTTGGGTGAAACCGAATCCGGGGCGCATGCGGCCTTGCCGATTTGGATCGCGTTCATGAAAGATGCGCTCAAGCAACTGCCGGTTGTGCCGTTTGAAATTCCCGACGGGGTGATGTTCGTGAAGGTGGATCCCACGACGGCGCTCCTCACTGATCAGGACGAGCAGCATGGCACCGTGGAACTCTTTACGAAAGGCACTGAGCCAACCAAGAGTGCGGGATCCAAGATCGATCCCACCGAGTTCTATAAGCTGGACCAGCTGCAGGACAGTGCCCCACCGGCTCCTGTCGAGCCGTAG
- the iscX gene encoding Fe-S cluster assembly protein IscX, whose protein sequence is MDLKWSDTEELAIRLVEARPTTDPLTVRFTDMHAWIVALPEFKDDPKKSNEKTLESIQMAWHEEYQDSQS, encoded by the coding sequence ATGGATTTGAAGTGGAGTGACACTGAAGAACTCGCCATCCGTTTGGTGGAGGCCCGCCCGACCACCGATCCCCTCACCGTCCGCTTCACCGACATGCATGCGTGGATCGTCGCCCTCCCCGAATTCAAGGACGACCCGAAGAAGTCGAACGAAAAAACCCTTGAATCCATTCAAATGGCCTGGCACGAAGAATATCAGGACTCCCAATCCTGA
- the dnaK gene encoding molecular chaperone DnaK translates to MSRIVGIDLGTTNSLVAYMDHGTPRVIAARHERAMVPSVVALTDNGLIVGDPAKEHLTRNPERTVYSVKRFMGKSLADVQGELAYFPYTLTEKGGVIRIQLGEKSYSPPQISAMILKELKLRAEAFLGESITKAVITVPAYFNDSQRQATKDAGMIAGLEVLRIINEPTAASLAYGLQEKTQGTIAVYDLGGGTFDISILKLKNGIFEVLATNGDTHLGGDDFDQLIADLFLTEIRTQYGLDLSTHPDHMQAVRLEAERAKIRLSDELKTTASLDLPDGKGRFTRELTRDQLDGLCTALVERTLGPCRLALKDSGLAPGDVDEVVLVGGSTRMPLVRQRVQALFGKQPHCELNPDEVVALGAAVQADILSGGTTDMLLLDVTPLSLGIETMGGVMSSLIRRNTTIPASAKEMFTTYVDGQTGVDIHILQGERELAKDNRSLARFRLKVPPLPAGVPRIEVTFLIDANGILNVMAKDMRTGETQSIEVKPSYGLSDQEVERMIEDSFKFAADDVSARKLIEARLDAGALITTTEKSLVDGGHLVASGEVEAIRTALSALSTAKDGNDPRAIRARMADIEQAAKGLTVAMLDDSLKQGLQGKKVSDVTQS, encoded by the coding sequence ATGTCACGCATTGTCGGCATTGACCTCGGCACTACCAATTCGCTTGTCGCCTACATGGATCACGGCACGCCGCGCGTCATCGCAGCCCGCCATGAACGCGCAATGGTCCCTTCTGTCGTCGCGCTGACGGATAACGGACTGATTGTCGGTGATCCGGCAAAAGAACATCTCACGAGAAACCCCGAGCGTACGGTCTATTCGGTCAAACGGTTCATGGGCAAGAGCCTGGCTGACGTCCAAGGCGAGCTAGCCTACTTTCCTTACACGCTCACGGAAAAAGGCGGCGTCATCCGGATCCAACTGGGGGAGAAGTCCTACTCACCGCCGCAAATCTCGGCCATGATCCTGAAGGAACTCAAGCTCCGGGCGGAAGCTTTTCTCGGCGAAAGCATCACCAAAGCTGTCATCACCGTGCCGGCCTATTTCAACGACAGCCAGCGTCAGGCGACCAAAGATGCGGGCATGATTGCCGGACTTGAGGTCTTGCGCATCATCAATGAGCCGACGGCTGCTTCGCTGGCGTATGGACTGCAAGAAAAGACACAGGGCACCATCGCCGTCTACGATCTGGGCGGAGGCACATTCGATATCTCGATCCTCAAGTTGAAAAATGGAATCTTCGAAGTGCTCGCCACAAACGGCGATACCCACCTAGGAGGCGACGATTTCGACCAGCTGATTGCCGATCTGTTCCTCACTGAGATCCGCACGCAATACGGGCTCGACCTCAGTACTCATCCCGACCATATGCAGGCGGTCCGTCTGGAAGCCGAGCGCGCAAAGATCCGTCTTTCGGACGAACTCAAGACGACCGCCAGTCTCGATCTACCTGACGGAAAAGGCCGATTCACCCGTGAACTCACGCGCGATCAGCTTGATGGTCTCTGCACCGCGTTGGTTGAGCGCACGCTGGGTCCCTGCCGGCTGGCTTTGAAAGATTCCGGTCTAGCGCCCGGCGACGTCGATGAAGTCGTCCTCGTCGGCGGTTCGACACGCATGCCGCTGGTTCGCCAACGAGTGCAAGCCCTGTTCGGGAAGCAACCGCACTGCGAGCTGAATCCGGACGAAGTGGTCGCGCTCGGCGCGGCGGTGCAGGCAGATATTCTGAGCGGCGGCACAACGGATATGTTGCTATTGGATGTGACACCCCTGTCATTGGGTATCGAAACAATGGGCGGGGTCATGAGTAGTCTGATCAGGCGAAACACCACCATCCCCGCCAGCGCCAAGGAAATGTTCACCACCTACGTGGACGGTCAAACCGGGGTGGACATCCATATTCTCCAGGGCGAACGAGAGCTGGCAAAGGATAACCGCAGCCTGGCACGTTTCCGTCTCAAGGTACCGCCATTGCCCGCAGGAGTTCCACGCATTGAAGTGACCTTCTTGATCGATGCCAATGGCATTCTGAATGTCATGGCCAAGGACATGCGGACCGGTGAGACTCAATCGATCGAGGTTAAACCGTCGTACGGGTTATCGGATCAAGAAGTAGAACGAATGATCGAAGATTCGTTCAAGTTTGCCGCGGACGACGTCAGTGCGCGAAAGCTGATCGAGGCCCGACTCGATGCAGGAGCCCTGATCACTACGACCGAAAAATCGTTGGTCGATGGCGGGCATCTCGTCGCTTCAGGGGAAGTCGAAGCCATACGCACGGCCCTCTCGGCATTGTCGACGGCCAAGGATGGAAACGATCCTCGTGCCATCCGTGCGCGCATGGCTGACATTGAGCAGGCAGCCAAAGGGCTCACCGTGGCCATGCTGGACGATTCCCTGAAACAAGGGCTCCAAGGCAAAAAAGTCTCTGACGTGACGCAATCCTGA
- the hscB gene encoding Fe-S protein assembly co-chaperone HscB, with protein MSGHIHNTDDRRELQMARSMCWHCQSEMAGEYFCDRCVKVQPVSKDLDYFTCFGLPRRLTLDPQTLETKFYELSRAFHPDFYQNKSDEEQTISLGNSAMLNTAYRTLRDPIQRAEYLLDLEAGSVKDIRTTPPADLFEEILELQDTLDEFRASDRASESASTLRTKLHADRATLEQRQRDMEAQLLQLFSRWDALQDRGEATEQARAERGRILKEMRDILSNRTYVKNIVNDLVATIA; from the coding sequence ATGAGCGGACATATTCATAACACCGATGATCGACGCGAGCTGCAGATGGCTCGCAGCATGTGCTGGCATTGCCAGTCCGAAATGGCCGGGGAATATTTTTGCGACCGTTGCGTGAAAGTCCAACCGGTCTCGAAAGACCTGGACTATTTCACCTGCTTCGGGCTGCCCCGACGCCTCACCCTCGATCCACAGACACTGGAAACCAAGTTCTACGAGTTAAGCCGCGCGTTCCATCCTGACTTCTATCAGAACAAAAGCGATGAGGAACAGACCATCAGCCTCGGCAACTCGGCCATGCTGAACACCGCGTATCGCACCTTGCGAGACCCGATTCAGCGAGCTGAATACCTATTGGACCTCGAAGCCGGTTCGGTGAAAGATATCCGGACGACACCGCCGGCCGATCTGTTTGAAGAGATTCTCGAGTTGCAGGACACGCTCGATGAGTTCCGCGCCAGTGATCGCGCCTCCGAAAGTGCGTCCACCCTCCGCACGAAACTCCACGCTGATCGCGCCACACTTGAGCAACGGCAACGGGATATGGAAGCCCAGCTGCTGCAGCTGTTCAGCCGGTGGGATGCGCTGCAGGATCGCGGCGAGGCCACCGAACAAGCACGAGCCGAGCGTGGCCGCATTCTAAAGGAGATGCGGGACATCCTGTCCAACCGTACCTACGTCAAGAACATCGTCAACGATCTTGTCGCAACGATCGCCTAA
- a CDS encoding iron-sulfur cluster assembly accessory protein, with translation MDVTTNADAQAPVITLSDAALKEVKRLINVQGIEEGGLRLGVKGGGCSGLSYTINFDEKIGQYDQVYEFDGVKVIVDAKSAIYLQGTQLDFQKDLMGGNFKFVNPNANKTCGCGESFSA, from the coding sequence ATGGACGTCACCACGAATGCCGATGCTCAAGCCCCGGTCATTACTCTGAGCGATGCCGCACTCAAGGAAGTGAAGCGCCTCATCAATGTCCAAGGCATCGAAGAAGGCGGCCTCCGCCTGGGCGTCAAGGGAGGCGGTTGCTCCGGCCTGAGCTACACCATCAATTTCGACGAAAAGATCGGCCAGTACGATCAAGTGTACGAATTCGACGGCGTCAAGGTCATTGTGGATGCCAAGAGCGCCATCTACCTGCAGGGCACCCAGCTTGATTTTCAGAAGGACCTGATGGGCGGAAACTTCAAATTCGTGAACCCCAACGCCAACAAGACGTGCGGCTGCGGGGAATCCTTTTCGGCCTGA
- the iscU gene encoding Fe-S cluster assembly scaffold IscU gives MAYSEKVVDHFNNPRNMGSFKKEEDGVGTGIVGAPECGDVMKLQIKVENDTIVDAKFKTFGCGSAIASSSLATEWLKGKTVEEAGKIKNTDIVQELNLPPVKIHCSVLAEDAIKAALADYQKKADSK, from the coding sequence ATGGCCTATAGCGAAAAAGTCGTCGATCACTTCAACAACCCCCGTAACATGGGCAGTTTCAAGAAAGAAGAAGACGGGGTCGGTACCGGCATCGTTGGGGCACCGGAATGCGGCGATGTCATGAAACTCCAGATCAAAGTTGAAAACGACACGATCGTGGACGCCAAGTTCAAGACCTTCGGTTGCGGCTCCGCCATCGCCAGTTCCAGCCTGGCCACTGAGTGGCTCAAGGGCAAAACGGTGGAGGAAGCCGGCAAGATCAAGAACACCGATATCGTGCAGGAGTTGAATCTGCCCCCCGTCAAGATTCACTGTTCCGTGCTGGCTGAAGATGCCATCAAAGCAGCCCTCGCCGATTACCAAAAGAAAGCCGACTCGAAGTAA
- a CDS encoding IscS subfamily cysteine desulfurase, with the protein MKFPIYLDNHSTTPMDPRVLESMLPYFTEKFGNAASRNHAFGWDAEEGVEAARKQIAKLIHADAKEIVFTSGATESNNLALKGVVEMYHEKGDHIITSSTEHRAVLDTAKTLEAKRGVKVTYLPVDKFGMVNPEDVRNAITDKTILISVMFANNEIGTINPVKAIGKIAKEKGILFHCDATQGVGKVPIDVQDMGIDLMSFSAHKIYGPKGVGALYVRKKNPRVRIAAQMDGGGHERGMRSGTLPVPLIVGFGKACELCEQEMAADAARLSVMRDRLHATITKALEDVYLNGHPTERLPHNLNISFAYVEGESLLMGCKEIALSSGSACTSATLEPSYVLRALGVGAELAHSSIRFGLGRFTLDEEVDYAGKRIIETVTKLREMSPLYEMAKEGIDLKSVQWAAH; encoded by the coding sequence ATGAAGTTCCCGATCTACCTGGATAACCATTCGACCACCCCGATGGATCCACGGGTGCTGGAATCGATGCTGCCCTATTTTACGGAAAAATTCGGGAACGCCGCCAGTCGCAACCACGCCTTCGGATGGGATGCCGAAGAGGGTGTCGAAGCCGCGCGAAAACAGATCGCCAAGCTCATCCATGCGGATGCCAAGGAAATTGTCTTCACCAGCGGCGCCACCGAATCGAACAATCTCGCGCTCAAAGGCGTCGTCGAGATGTATCACGAAAAGGGCGACCACATTATTACGTCGTCCACCGAACATCGCGCGGTGTTGGACACGGCCAAAACCCTTGAAGCCAAACGCGGGGTCAAGGTCACCTATCTGCCGGTCGATAAGTTCGGCATGGTGAATCCGGAAGACGTGCGGAACGCCATCACCGACAAGACCATCTTGATCTCCGTCATGTTCGCCAATAACGAAATCGGCACCATCAACCCGGTCAAAGCAATCGGGAAGATCGCGAAGGAAAAGGGCATTCTGTTTCATTGCGACGCGACTCAAGGCGTCGGTAAAGTCCCGATCGATGTCCAGGACATGGGAATCGACCTGATGTCGTTCAGCGCGCACAAAATCTATGGCCCCAAGGGCGTCGGCGCCTTGTACGTCAGAAAAAAGAATCCCCGGGTCCGCATTGCGGCTCAAATGGATGGAGGCGGACATGAGCGCGGCATGCGTTCCGGCACCCTGCCTGTGCCGTTGATTGTAGGCTTCGGAAAAGCCTGTGAATTGTGCGAGCAGGAAATGGCCGCTGATGCCGCACGACTCTCCGTCATGCGGGACCGGCTGCATGCCACCATCACCAAGGCGCTGGAAGACGTGTATTTGAACGGCCACCCGACAGAACGTCTCCCTCACAATCTCAATATCTCGTTTGCCTACGTCGAAGGCGAATCGCTACTGATGGGCTGCAAAGAAATCGCCCTGTCTTCCGGTTCAGCCTGCACATCGGCGACCCTGGAGCCCTCGTATGTGTTACGTGCCTTAGGGGTGGGAGCAGAACTCGCGCACTCCTCCATTCGATTCGGCCTGGGACGCTTCACGCTCGATGAAGAAGTTGACTACGCTGGAAAGAGAATTATCGAGACCGTGACCAAGCTGCGGGAAATGTCGCCATTGTATGAAATGGCCAAAGAAGGTATCGATCTGAAGTCCGTGCAATGGGCAGCCCATTAA
- a CDS encoding Rrf2 family transcriptional regulator — protein sequence MLKLSKKADYGLMALQHIASNQYGDVAQARVVNTKEIAEEYHIPVELLAKVLQTLSKSGIIESHNGPKGGYLLGKNPREITIAHVLESLEGPLGIMDCSHEKDGDACMQREHCNIRTPLLKIQSSIYQLLNNMTLQDMMGGTPLITIQSVATEQQGVER from the coding sequence ATGCTGAAATTATCGAAAAAAGCTGACTACGGGTTGATGGCACTCCAGCACATCGCCTCCAACCAATACGGCGATGTCGCCCAAGCTCGGGTAGTAAACACAAAGGAAATCGCCGAGGAATATCACATTCCGGTCGAATTACTTGCCAAAGTTCTCCAAACCCTCTCCAAGAGCGGAATTATTGAGAGTCATAACGGCCCCAAGGGCGGCTATCTGCTCGGCAAGAATCCGCGTGAGATCACGATTGCCCACGTACTCGAAAGCCTGGAAGGTCCACTCGGCATCATGGACTGTTCACACGAAAAAGACGGCGATGCCTGCATGCAGCGCGAGCACTGTAACATTCGGACCCCGTTGCTGAAAATCCAGAGCAGTATTTATCAGCTTCTCAACAATATGACCTTGCAAGATATGATGGGGGGCACCCCACTCATCACCATTCAATCCGTCGCGACGGAACAACAAGGAGTCGAGCGATGA
- a CDS encoding 2Fe-2S iron-sulfur cluster binding domain-containing protein, with translation MGGTNPYIEKADVELPQKSYTVTFIFPDKTEKKVEVQPDKIPYGPTGLPGSILDIAMGNGIDLEHVCGGVCACSTCHVMVKKGLETCNEGTDDEFDQLDEAPVTTLHSRLGCQCVPNGTVEVVVEIPAINKNLAKEGH, from the coding sequence ATGGGTGGGACAAATCCCTACATTGAAAAGGCAGATGTAGAGCTGCCGCAAAAATCTTATACCGTGACCTTCATTTTCCCCGACAAGACGGAAAAGAAGGTTGAGGTACAACCGGACAAGATTCCCTACGGTCCAACGGGCTTGCCGGGAAGCATTCTCGACATTGCGATGGGCAATGGGATCGACCTGGAGCATGTGTGCGGCGGCGTCTGCGCCTGCTCCACCTGCCATGTCATGGTGAAAAAAGGCCTGGAGACGTGTAACGAGGGGACGGATGACGAGTTCGACCAGTTAGACGAAGCGCCCGTCACGACGTTGCATTCTCGACTCGGTTGCCAATGTGTGCCGAATGGAACGGTGGAAGTCGTGGTAGAGATCCCTGCCATCAACAAGAATCTGGCGAAAGAGGGGCACTGA
- a CDS encoding FAD-dependent oxidoreductase, translating into MAEPTQIAEIVSLTTLTPHTTELVLRPIEHPLSFKPGQWISLQLPVGDHPPLNRAYSLAEPPSTAGHLTLVFDHVPGGKGSGYLSSLKPGDRIPLSGPYGHFVLPDSAPQHLLLIGRYSGLVPLRCMLRSLAGQGSLPSSTLIAQAPTPAEQLYHEEFMALAANQSNFRYLPFVSDAPESPSETVDAIKQIAGNGRQVTPMIAGVKAFARPLRALLMELGFDRREVKLETYD; encoded by the coding sequence ATGGCCGAACCGACTCAGATTGCCGAAATCGTCTCGCTCACAACCCTGACTCCGCACACGACGGAACTCGTGCTTCGCCCGATCGAGCACCCGCTTTCCTTCAAGCCCGGACAGTGGATCTCGCTTCAATTGCCCGTGGGAGACCATCCGCCGTTGAATCGTGCCTACTCTTTGGCGGAACCGCCGTCGACCGCCGGCCACCTCACGCTGGTCTTTGACCATGTCCCGGGCGGGAAAGGATCCGGCTATCTCTCGTCACTCAAGCCGGGTGATCGCATTCCCCTGTCAGGCCCTTATGGCCACTTTGTGCTGCCCGACTCGGCACCTCAGCACTTGCTGTTGATCGGACGCTACTCAGGGCTTGTCCCACTGCGCTGTATGCTCCGCTCACTGGCTGGCCAGGGGTCGCTCCCTTCGAGCACGCTGATCGCCCAGGCGCCCACCCCTGCCGAACAGCTCTATCATGAGGAGTTCATGGCCCTGGCGGCAAACCAATCCAATTTCCGGTATCTCCCGTTTGTCAGCGATGCCCCCGAGAGCCCTAGCGAGACTGTGGATGCGATCAAACAAATCGCGGGAAACGGTCGGCAGGTGACCCCCATGATTGCCGGGGTCAAGGCATTTGCACGCCCGTTACGGGCGCTTCTGATGGAACTGGGGTTCGATCGGCGGGAAGTGAAGCTGGAAACGTACGACTGA
- the gltX gene encoding glutamate--tRNA ligase, producing MSQVRVRFAPSPTGFLHIGGVRTALFNWLFARQQNGVFVLRIEDTDQSRSTDDSIQAILDGMRWVKLDWDEGPFRQTERMDLYREHAMRLFEQGHAYWCVCTPEELEARRNEAETKGGSPKYDGRCRNLGLTKPTGEAALRFRAPQDGQTIVDDLIKGRVVFDNQILDDVIILRSNGYPTYNFSVVVDDALMGITHVVRGDDHLTNTPRQIPIFQALGFPLPRFGHLPMILGPDKARLSKRHGATSIMAYKDMGYLPDAMVNYLVRLGWSHGDQELFSRAELIEKFSWKNVQTSAAVFNPDKLLWLNAEYLKTSPPAEIAQALVPLLEQAGLKEEVHAVSTEWLAQLVVLVKERTKTLVEMVHWVTPYFGQAVVFDEEAAKKFLTATQAPVLAKLLSRFESFPTFSKQEWEESFKQLVEEEGMKMGQLAQPVRVALTGRTASPGLFEVMDVLGRDRTLFRLRQGIERASRS from the coding sequence ATGAGTCAGGTCAGGGTTCGATTTGCGCCCAGTCCGACAGGTTTTCTGCATATCGGCGGGGTACGGACGGCCTTGTTCAACTGGCTGTTTGCGCGGCAGCAGAACGGGGTCTTTGTCCTTCGCATTGAAGACACCGATCAGAGTCGTTCCACCGATGACTCCATTCAAGCCATTTTGGACGGGATGCGCTGGGTCAAACTGGATTGGGACGAAGGGCCCTTTCGGCAGACCGAGCGAATGGATCTCTATCGTGAACACGCAATGCGATTGTTCGAGCAAGGCCATGCCTATTGGTGTGTCTGCACGCCTGAAGAGCTGGAGGCGCGTCGAAATGAGGCCGAAACCAAAGGCGGATCGCCCAAGTATGACGGCCGATGCCGAAACCTCGGCCTGACCAAACCGACCGGGGAAGCGGCGCTCCGCTTTAGGGCTCCGCAGGACGGGCAGACGATTGTCGATGATTTGATCAAGGGCCGTGTGGTGTTCGACAACCAGATTCTGGATGATGTCATCATTCTCAGATCCAATGGGTATCCTACCTATAATTTTTCCGTGGTCGTGGACGATGCCTTGATGGGGATTACCCATGTGGTGCGGGGCGATGACCATCTCACGAATACGCCGCGCCAGATTCCGATTTTTCAGGCGCTGGGATTTCCTCTGCCGCGCTTCGGGCATCTCCCGATGATTCTTGGTCCGGATAAGGCCCGGTTGTCGAAACGGCACGGCGCCACCTCGATCATGGCCTACAAGGACATGGGGTATCTGCCCGACGCGATGGTCAATTACCTGGTTCGCTTGGGCTGGTCGCATGGCGATCAGGAACTGTTCTCGCGTGCAGAACTGATCGAGAAGTTCTCTTGGAAGAATGTGCAGACCTCGGCGGCTGTGTTTAATCCGGACAAGTTGCTGTGGCTCAATGCCGAATACCTCAAGACCAGCCCTCCGGCTGAGATCGCTCAGGCGCTCGTGCCGCTCCTTGAGCAGGCCGGTCTCAAGGAAGAGGTTCATGCCGTGTCGACCGAATGGCTCGCGCAGCTGGTCGTCTTGGTGAAGGAACGAACGAAAACACTGGTTGAGATGGTCCATTGGGTGACGCCCTACTTCGGTCAGGCGGTGGTGTTCGACGAAGAGGCGGCCAAGAAATTCCTCACGGCCACTCAAGCTCCGGTGTTAGCTAAACTGCTGAGCCGATTCGAATCCTTTCCCACATTTTCCAAGCAGGAGTGGGAAGAGTCATTTAAGCAACTGGTCGAGGAAGAGGGGATGAAAATGGGGCAACTGGCCCAGCCGGTTCGGGTGGCCTTGACGGGACGGACGGCGAGCCCCGGTCTGTTCGAGGTGATGGACGTGCTCGGCCGAGACCGCACCTTGTTTCGACTCCGCCAGGGGATCGAGCGGGCCTCTAGATCCTGA